The Chitinivibrionales bacterium genome segment GGAGGCTCCGGATCAGACGGATCGTAACTTACCGTTAATTCGATACCGTCATCTTTTGTAATATAATGATGGTATTCTTTATAAAACAACGATGGCAGAAAACCACCCTTTGCACCAAGGGTGAGTACCGAATCGGTAATGATAGCGGTCAAAAGAAGTTTTTCTTCATCTTCTTTCGGCCGTTGTTTAACCGTCTTCTGAGTCTGAGAGCCTCGTCCTTTAGGAAGATTGATATCAATAATTGATATCTTGGCAAATTCCGCCTGAAGAAGCAGAATAGGAACAAGCACAACCATCAAACACATAAACGGCTGCAGGTTTACATCTTCAGTCTTGTCTGCTTGTTTTTCCACTCTCTTAGCCATGGGCTACATCCTTTTCTAGTCAGTTTCCAATCAGACAAATGTCCCTTATTATTCTTCAATTAAATTGATAAGTTTTGCTGTTTTCTCGTCAAGCTCTTCAATAACCTTATCGGATTTTGCACTGATAATTCCATGCGCAAAAATTGTCGGTACTGCCACCAGCAGTCCAAAGAGGGTTGTGGACATGGCAATTGAAATACCTGTAGCAAGAGCCTGTGCGCGCTGAGCAGCTGGAACATTCGCAACAGCATCAAAAGCAACCATCAGACCATAAATCGTACCAGTCAGTCCAAGAAGGGTTGCCAGGTTTGCAAGAGTATTCAGCATTGGAACAAACCGTATAATTTTAGGTGTTTCCGTCAGAAAAACCTCATCAAGCGCCTTTTGAACGGCCTTTTG includes the following:
- a CDS encoding MotA/TolQ/ExbB proton channel family protein, with protein sequence MQLLNFIISGFKTSGSLMMWIILLVAFAILALVIERVWYLFLKCGTGSATFMSGIAKYLKAGDYEKAIKYANSVKTPLAKGITTILENRGKSQKAVQKALDEVFLTETPKIIRFVPMLNTLANLATLLGLTGTIYGLMVAFDAVANVPAAQRAQALATGISIAMSTTLFGLLVAVPTIFAHGIISAKSDKVIEELDEKTAKLINLIEE